A single region of the Yersinia entomophaga genome encodes:
- the fliL gene encoding flagellar basal body-associated protein FliL: protein MSDNTIPAKRKSSIWVILLVLIAVASAAGGGYSWWVLHNSKPANVKPVPVAPVFMPLDTFTVNLITPDNNLDRVLYIGLTLRLPDENTRRALNDYLPEVRSRLLLLLSRQTAESLANEEGKQRLMAQIKTVLSPPMVKGQPNQVISDVLFTAFILR from the coding sequence ATGTCTGATAACACCATCCCGGCCAAGCGTAAAAGTTCAATCTGGGTGATTCTGCTAGTACTGATTGCCGTGGCTTCTGCTGCGGGCGGCGGCTATAGCTGGTGGGTACTGCACAACAGCAAGCCTGCGAACGTTAAACCTGTCCCTGTGGCTCCGGTCTTTATGCCGCTTGATACCTTTACCGTTAATCTGATCACGCCGGACAACAACCTGGATCGCGTGCTGTACATCGGTTTGACTCTGCGCCTGCCAGACGAGAATACCCGTCGCGCGCTGAACGACTATTTACCGGAAGTTCGCAGCCGTCTGCTGTTGTTGCTGTCTCGCCAGACTGCCGAAAGCCTGGCGAACGAAGAAGGCAAACAGCGGTTAATGGCGCAAATCAAAACCGTCCTCAGCCCGCCAATGGTTAAAGGTCAACCTAATCAGGTAATCAGCGACGTGCTGTTTACCGCATTCATACTGCGATAA
- a CDS encoding flagellar hook-length control protein FliK: protein MNLSVLPGVATPTETEGAASSSIAALFSDAGLPADFAELLGGQLSQLAQKLDAADAKALKSSLAAVTGNIADVEGDKTSQGSSKLNQLLAALGDITATLPAGLTAAGQTGESHGKKTTPEDDQKLEIQRDKPDLNPLHTLLAMLPHQVATTLASGNSLKSGLTAQDNLNAGSKSSPAGKGEALGSLLGLTGQDKELGALLSTTLSNGKKEGGNPANNLLAEVKTKTEKVELRQNRPTGQTQDNSAIAANKTAALSALIAPTEAVNSGEKALLTSAITPSLPPVSSPIMAAPTGGLASAPVAGHLSAQLGSQEWQQALGQQVLMFSRNGQQNAELRLHPQELGALQISLKIEDNQAQLHFASAHGQVRAALEAALPGLRHALAESGIQLGQSSVSSEGSSQWQQAQQQQHQQNQQNYAANGQPAYGENAESADSLTPLVTPAALQSLASGNGGVDIFA from the coding sequence ATGAATCTGTCTGTACTGCCCGGTGTTGCGACACCAACCGAAACTGAGGGTGCAGCGTCTTCTTCTATCGCTGCGTTATTCAGCGATGCGGGTTTACCGGCGGATTTTGCCGAGCTGCTAGGCGGCCAATTGAGCCAATTGGCTCAGAAGCTGGATGCCGCCGATGCCAAAGCGCTGAAATCTTCTTTAGCCGCCGTCACCGGTAACATTGCCGATGTCGAAGGGGATAAAACCAGCCAAGGCAGTAGCAAGCTTAACCAGTTGCTGGCCGCATTGGGTGATATCACCGCGACCCTGCCGGCAGGATTAACGGCCGCAGGTCAGACAGGCGAGTCTCATGGCAAGAAAACAACGCCAGAAGACGATCAAAAACTGGAAATTCAGCGCGATAAACCCGACCTGAACCCATTACATACTTTGCTGGCGATGTTGCCCCATCAGGTAGCGACTACACTGGCAAGCGGTAACAGCCTGAAATCAGGGCTGACCGCACAGGATAATCTGAATGCTGGCTCCAAAAGTAGCCCCGCAGGTAAAGGCGAAGCGCTGGGCAGTCTGCTGGGCTTAACCGGTCAGGATAAAGAGCTGGGCGCGCTGTTGAGTACCACTTTGAGTAACGGTAAAAAAGAGGGTGGTAACCCCGCGAATAACCTATTGGCCGAGGTAAAAACCAAAACCGAAAAGGTAGAACTGCGTCAGAACCGCCCTACCGGTCAGACACAGGACAACAGCGCCATCGCCGCCAATAAAACCGCTGCGCTGAGTGCGTTAATCGCCCCGACAGAAGCAGTCAATAGCGGCGAGAAAGCCTTGTTAACCAGCGCTATCACCCCTTCATTACCGCCGGTCTCCAGCCCAATCATGGCTGCGCCTACCGGCGGCCTTGCTTCCGCCCCGGTTGCCGGCCATTTGAGCGCTCAGTTGGGCAGTCAGGAATGGCAGCAGGCGTTAGGCCAGCAGGTATTAATGTTTAGCCGCAACGGCCAGCAAAATGCCGAACTGCGTTTGCATCCGCAGGAATTGGGCGCGCTGCAAATCAGTCTGAAGATCGAAGATAATCAGGCGCAGCTGCACTTCGCCTCAGCTCACGGTCAGGTTCGCGCCGCGCTAGAAGCCGCTCTGCCGGGGCTGCGTCATGCTTTAGCTGAAAGTGGGATTCAATTGGGCCAGAGCAGTGTCAGTAGCGAAGGATCGTCTCAGTGGCAGCAGGCTCAGCAACAGCAGCATCAACAAAATCAGCAAAACTATGCGGCTAATGGCCAGCCTGCTTACGGCGAAAACGCTGAATCGGCTGATTCTCTGACACCGTTGGTGACGCCAGCCGCACTGCAATCTTTAGCATCCGGCAACGGCGGTGTTGATATTTTCGCCTAA
- the fliJ gene encoding flagellar export protein FliJ codes for MKSQSPLVTLRDLAQKAVEKASTQLGQVRQSYLQAEQQLNMLLNYQDEYRVKLNDTLSDGMASSTWQNYQQFIQTLELAIDQHRQQLLQWNQRVDLAVKHWQEKQQRLNAFETLQERAETTQRHHENRMDQKLMDEFAQRSSQRSLNS; via the coding sequence ATGAAAAGTCAATCACCTCTCGTTACCCTGCGCGACTTGGCGCAGAAGGCCGTCGAAAAGGCCAGTACACAGTTGGGACAGGTGCGTCAATCGTACCTGCAAGCCGAGCAGCAATTGAATATGTTGCTCAACTATCAGGATGAATATCGGGTCAAGCTGAACGATACCTTATCCGACGGGATGGCCTCCTCAACCTGGCAGAATTATCAGCAGTTTATTCAGACGTTGGAATTGGCAATCGATCAGCACCGGCAGCAGCTATTGCAATGGAATCAGCGCGTCGATTTAGCCGTCAAGCACTGGCAAGAGAAACAGCAACGCCTCAACGCGTTCGAAACCTTGCAGGAACGGGCGGAAACCACCCAGCGTCACCATGAAAACCGTATGGATCAAAAATTGATGGATGAGTTTGCCCAGCGCAGCTCACAAAGGAGCCTGAATTCATGA
- the fliI gene encoding flagellar protein export ATPase FliI gives MTARLGRWLTTLDKLEQRIVQSPSVRRYGRLTRATGLVLEATGLQLPLGATCLIERHDGGEVQEVESEVVGFNGQRLFLMPLEEVEGIVPGARVYARITANGASASKQLPLGPELLGRVLDGSAKPLDGLPAPETGYRAPLITPPVNPLQRTAIEQVLDVGVRTINALLTVGRGQRMGLFAGSGVGKSVLLGMMARYTQADVIVVGLIGERGREVKDFIENILGAEGRARSVVIAAPADVSPLLRMQGAAYATRIAEDFRDRGQHVLLIMDSLTRYAMAQREIALAIGEPPATKGYPPSVFAKLPALVERAGNGVSGGGSITAFYTVLTEGDDQQDPIADSARAILDGHVVLSRRLAESGHYPAIDIEASISRAMTALIDEDHYSKVRQFKQLLASYQRNRDLVSVGAYAAGSDPLLDRAILLYPQMETFLQQGMFERSSYEDACQHLKALFPG, from the coding sequence ATGACCGCCCGTCTTGGCCGCTGGCTGACTACACTGGATAAACTGGAACAGCGAATCGTTCAGTCGCCTTCGGTTCGGCGCTATGGTCGTCTGACCCGCGCCACCGGTCTGGTTTTAGAAGCCACTGGCTTGCAATTGCCCCTTGGCGCAACCTGCCTGATTGAACGACACGACGGCGGCGAAGTGCAGGAAGTAGAAAGCGAAGTGGTTGGTTTTAACGGCCAGCGCCTGTTTTTGATGCCGTTGGAAGAAGTGGAAGGCATTGTGCCCGGCGCGCGCGTCTATGCACGCATTACCGCCAATGGCGCTTCCGCCAGTAAACAACTGCCTCTCGGCCCTGAATTGCTCGGACGCGTACTGGATGGCAGCGCCAAGCCGCTGGACGGTTTACCCGCGCCAGAAACCGGCTATCGCGCACCATTGATTACGCCGCCGGTTAACCCGTTGCAGCGTACCGCTATCGAACAGGTTCTGGACGTGGGCGTGCGCACTATCAACGCCCTGCTCACCGTTGGTCGCGGTCAGCGTATGGGTCTGTTTGCCGGTTCCGGCGTCGGTAAAAGCGTGTTGCTTGGCATGATGGCACGCTATACCCAGGCGGACGTCATTGTGGTCGGGCTAATCGGTGAACGTGGTCGTGAAGTAAAAGACTTTATTGAAAATATTCTTGGGGCAGAAGGTCGCGCACGTTCGGTAGTCATTGCCGCACCGGCCGACGTTTCCCCTTTATTACGTATGCAGGGTGCCGCTTACGCGACTCGTATCGCCGAAGACTTCCGCGATCGCGGTCAGCATGTGCTGCTGATTATGGACTCCCTGACGCGTTATGCCATGGCACAGCGTGAAATCGCGCTGGCCATTGGCGAGCCGCCTGCCACCAAAGGCTACCCGCCTTCTGTCTTCGCCAAGCTACCGGCGTTGGTCGAAAGAGCCGGTAACGGCGTCAGCGGCGGCGGTTCTATCACCGCTTTCTATACCGTATTGACCGAGGGCGACGATCAGCAAGATCCGATTGCCGACTCCGCCCGCGCCATTTTGGATGGCCACGTGGTGCTGTCCCGCCGTTTGGCCGAATCCGGCCATTATCCGGCTATTGATATCGAAGCCTCCATCAGCCGAGCCATGACGGCGCTGATTGATGAGGATCACTACAGCAAAGTTCGTCAGTTCAAACAGTTACTGGCGAGCTACCAACGCAACCGCGATTTGGTCAGCGTCGGTGCCTACGCGGCAGGGAGCGATCCGCTGCTCGACCGCGCAATCTTGCTTTACCCCCAGATGGAAACCTTCTTGCAGCAAGGAATGTTTGAGCGAAGTAGCTATGAGGATGCCTGTCAGCATCTGAAGGCGCTGTTTCCCGGCTGA
- the fliH gene encoding flagellar assembly protein FliH — translation MSDQLNALPWQPWAPKDFASQFDDAPATQPEVAMTEFTDEAGEPQEPDQQQVLQSLQQQAEQQGRQQGFAKGLQEGLDQGYQTGLLEGREQGLLEAQKLQEPMTAHWQALVADFQNTLDSLDSVIASRLMQLALTAAKQILGQPAICDGTALLGQIQQLIQQEPMFNGKPQLRVNPDDLAMVEQRLGATLSLHGWRLLADSQIHAGGCKVSAEEGDLDASVATRWHELCRLAAPGDL, via the coding sequence ATGTCTGATCAGCTTAATGCCCTGCCCTGGCAGCCTTGGGCTCCCAAGGATTTCGCCAGTCAGTTTGATGACGCTCCGGCTACCCAGCCGGAAGTCGCGATGACCGAGTTTACCGACGAAGCAGGCGAACCACAGGAACCCGACCAACAGCAGGTGCTGCAAAGTTTGCAACAGCAGGCGGAGCAACAGGGTCGGCAGCAAGGTTTCGCCAAAGGTTTGCAGGAAGGTCTGGATCAGGGCTATCAAACCGGGCTGCTGGAAGGGCGTGAACAAGGTTTGCTGGAAGCGCAGAAACTGCAAGAGCCGATGACCGCTCACTGGCAGGCGCTGGTCGCTGATTTCCAAAATACGCTCGATTCCCTCGACAGCGTCATCGCCTCTCGTTTGATGCAATTGGCGCTGACGGCGGCGAAACAGATTTTGGGGCAACCGGCTATTTGTGACGGCACCGCACTGCTGGGTCAAATCCAACAGCTGATTCAGCAAGAGCCAATGTTTAACGGCAAACCGCAGTTGCGCGTAAATCCGGACGATTTGGCGATGGTGGAGCAGCGCTTAGGCGCCACCCTGAGCCTGCACGGTTGGCGTTTGCTGGCCGACAGCCAGATTCACGCCGGTGGTTGTAAAGTCAGCGCGGAAGAAGGCGATCTGGATGCCAGCGTCGCAACCCGTTGGCATGAGCTGTGCCGCCTGGCCGCACCGGGAGATTTGTAA
- the fliG gene encoding flagellar motor switch protein FliG has protein sequence MSLTGTEKSAIMLMTLGEDHAAEVFKHLSSREVQQLSTTMASMRQVSHQQLIDVLVEFEDDAEQYAALSVNASEYLRGVLVKALGEERASSLLEDILESRETTSGMETLNFMEPQMAADLIRDEHPQIIATILVHLKRGQAADILALFDERLRNDVMLRIATFGGVQPAALAELTEVLNNLLDGQNLKRSKMGGIRTAAEIINLMKTQQEEAVMDAMREYDGELAQKIIDEMFLFENLVGVDDRSIQRLLQEIDSESLLVALKGSDQALRERFLSNMSLRAAEILRDDLATRGPVRMSLVESEQKAILLIVRRLAESGEIVIGGGEDIYV, from the coding sequence ATGAGCCTGACCGGAACTGAAAAGAGCGCCATCATGCTGATGACGTTGGGCGAAGACCACGCCGCAGAAGTTTTCAAACACCTCTCGTCGCGGGAGGTGCAGCAACTGAGTACCACCATGGCGAGTATGCGTCAGGTTTCTCATCAGCAATTAATTGACGTGTTAGTCGAGTTTGAAGACGACGCCGAGCAATATGCAGCGCTGAGCGTCAACGCCAGCGAATACCTGCGCGGCGTGCTGGTGAAAGCCTTGGGGGAAGAACGTGCCTCCAGCCTGCTGGAAGATATTCTGGAGTCTCGCGAAACCACCAGCGGCATGGAAACCCTCAACTTTATGGAACCGCAGATGGCTGCGGATCTGATTCGGGACGAGCACCCGCAGATCATCGCCACCATTTTGGTTCACCTGAAACGCGGTCAGGCTGCCGATATTCTGGCGCTGTTCGACGAACGTCTGCGCAACGATGTCATGCTGCGTATCGCCACCTTCGGTGGGGTTCAACCGGCGGCGCTGGCGGAATTGACTGAAGTGCTGAACAACCTGTTGGACGGCCAGAATCTCAAACGCAGCAAAATGGGCGGTATCCGCACCGCTGCCGAGATTATCAACCTGATGAAAACCCAGCAGGAAGAAGCGGTTATGGACGCCATGCGCGAATACGATGGCGAACTGGCACAAAAGATTATCGACGAGATGTTCCTGTTCGAAAATCTGGTTGGCGTCGACGACCGCAGCATTCAGCGTTTGCTGCAAGAGATCGACTCCGAGTCCCTATTGGTGGCATTGAAAGGGTCGGATCAGGCTCTGCGCGAACGTTTCCTCAGCAACATGTCTCTGCGTGCTGCCGAGATTCTGCGCGACGATCTGGCCACGCGTGGGCCAGTGCGTATGTCACTGGTGGAAAGCGAACAGAAAGCGATCCTGCTTATCGTCCGTCGTTTGGCGGAAAGCGGCGAGATCGTAATTGGCGGCGGCGAGGACATCTATGTCTGA
- the fliF gene encoding flagellar basal-body MS-ring/collar protein FliF produces MNASITGVENRENGFSGLLNRLRANPKIPLLIAAAAAVSIVVALMLWAKSPDYRVLYSNLSDRDGGAIVTQLTQLNIPYRFAENGGALLIPADKVHETRLRLAQQGLPKGGAVGFELLDQEKFGISQFSEQINYQRALEGELSRTIETLGPVMNVRVHLALPKPSLFVREQKSPSASVTLALQPGRALDDGQINAIVYMVSSSVAGLPPGNVTVVDQTGRLLTQSDSAGRDLNAAQLKFTNEVEARFQRRIESILAPMVGNGNVHAQVTAQVDFATREQTDEEYKPNQRPEQGAVRSQQLSQSEQVGGTPIGGVPGALSNQPSATPVAPIETPPVGAAPGATGAAANTAAATAANRNNTAGTGNRNSVPGSSRRDETTNYEVDRTIRHTQQQAGMVQRLSVAVVVNYLDIDKKTGKPIALSKDQLAQIEALTREAMGFSTARGDTLNVVNTPFTATEETSSALPFWKQQSFFEQLMSAGRYLLILLVAWILWRKLVRPFIAKKQEVNPAITAANNAAQTAQTAETVKQSKEELALRKKSQQRVSAEVQAQRIRELADKDPRVVALVIRQWMSTDQ; encoded by the coding sequence ATGAATGCCTCGATAACTGGCGTAGAGAACCGTGAGAATGGCTTTAGCGGGCTGTTGAATCGCCTGCGCGCCAATCCAAAAATTCCGTTACTTATCGCCGCTGCTGCCGCAGTGTCGATCGTTGTCGCCTTAATGTTATGGGCGAAAAGCCCGGATTATCGCGTCCTTTACAGCAATTTGAGCGATCGCGATGGCGGCGCTATTGTCACTCAACTGACTCAGCTCAATATTCCTTATCGCTTTGCCGAAAACGGCGGTGCGCTGCTGATTCCGGCAGACAAGGTGCATGAAACCCGTCTGCGCCTGGCGCAGCAAGGGCTGCCGAAAGGCGGTGCCGTTGGCTTTGAACTGCTGGATCAGGAAAAATTCGGCATCAGCCAGTTCAGTGAACAAATCAACTACCAACGGGCGTTGGAGGGAGAATTATCCCGCACCATCGAAACCCTCGGCCCGGTCATGAACGTACGCGTTCATTTGGCATTGCCGAAGCCTTCGCTGTTTGTTCGTGAACAAAAATCCCCTTCGGCTTCCGTCACACTGGCTTTACAGCCTGGGCGCGCATTGGATGATGGCCAGATTAACGCCATTGTTTATATGGTTTCCAGCAGCGTGGCCGGTCTACCTCCGGGTAACGTCACCGTCGTTGACCAAACGGGCCGCCTGTTGACGCAATCAGATAGCGCCGGTCGCGATTTGAATGCCGCTCAGTTGAAATTTACCAATGAGGTGGAAGCCCGCTTCCAACGCCGCATTGAGTCTATTTTGGCTCCGATGGTCGGTAACGGAAATGTCCACGCTCAGGTCACCGCGCAGGTTGATTTTGCGACCCGCGAGCAGACGGACGAAGAATACAAACCAAACCAACGCCCTGAACAGGGCGCGGTACGGTCACAGCAGCTAAGCCAAAGCGAACAGGTTGGCGGCACGCCAATCGGCGGCGTTCCGGGCGCTTTATCCAATCAGCCTTCGGCCACGCCGGTTGCTCCGATTGAAACTCCGCCAGTTGGCGCAGCGCCGGGGGCTACCGGTGCAGCAGCGAATACCGCCGCAGCCACTGCGGCTAACCGCAACAACACCGCCGGCACTGGCAACCGCAATAGCGTTCCGGGCAGCAGTCGTCGGGATGAAACCACTAACTATGAAGTTGACCGGACTATTCGTCACACCCAGCAACAGGCTGGCATGGTGCAACGCCTGTCCGTCGCCGTGGTGGTTAACTATCTGGATATCGACAAGAAAACCGGCAAGCCGATCGCGCTGAGCAAAGATCAGTTGGCGCAAATTGAGGCGCTAACCCGTGAAGCCATGGGCTTCTCTACCGCGCGTGGCGATACGCTAAACGTGGTCAATACGCCGTTTACCGCAACCGAAGAAACCAGCAGCGCCCTGCCGTTCTGGAAACAACAATCCTTCTTCGAGCAGTTGATGAGTGCCGGTCGTTATCTGTTGATTCTGCTGGTTGCCTGGATTCTGTGGCGCAAACTGGTACGTCCGTTTATCGCTAAGAAACAGGAAGTGAATCCGGCGATTACTGCGGCTAATAACGCAGCGCAGACGGCACAAACCGCTGAAACAGTGAAACAGAGCAAAGAAGAGCTGGCCCTGCGTAAGAAATCACAACAGCGTGTAAGCGCTGAAGTTCAGGCCCAGCGTATCCGCGAACTTGCAGATAAAGATCCACGCGTTGTCGCGCTGGTAATTCGTCAATGGATGAGTACAGACCAATGA
- the fliE gene encoding flagellar hook-basal body complex protein FliE, which yields MSIQGIEGVLQQMQVSALQAAGTAKVLPAEPGFASELKAALGKISEVQQTARTQAQNFELGKPGIGLNDVMVDMQKSSISMQMGIQVRNKLVSAYQEVMNMGV from the coding sequence ATGTCCATTCAAGGTATTGAAGGTGTTTTGCAACAAATGCAGGTCAGCGCATTACAGGCGGCAGGAACGGCCAAAGTGCTGCCGGCTGAGCCGGGTTTTGCCAGCGAACTGAAGGCCGCACTGGGTAAAATCAGTGAAGTGCAGCAAACGGCTCGTACTCAGGCGCAGAATTTCGAACTAGGCAAACCGGGCATTGGTTTAAACGATGTGATGGTCGATATGCAAAAATCCTCAATCTCCATGCAAATGGGAATTCAGGTACGTAATAAGCTGGTTTCGGCCTATCAGGAAGTGATGAATATGGGCGTTTGA